From the genome of Nostoc punctiforme PCC 73102, one region includes:
- a CDS encoding vWA domain-containing protein → MSKFRRSFWLYPLFQIPLIVFGVCLVATVLCSLLGLGRPSVAVAIALDMSNSTYEGKSFNAPDTVMAQEVAAVRSYIEQNSQQLKSPNNIQIFGFGDRVIPLTNSFTSDRQKLEAELNLALANPNLSSQIGTETNLSQSIDQGTKLLSNIQDRCRELLLVTDGVAEVIPSVLTQAVAQKVKINAVVVGANAPQIKSATDITNGIYLSGESNNLQIFFKDIFFTSFNSNVKWVYFWRGCTWIALMWLIILPLDKWVFQGLINLPMNLSGQLALGNALFWTVVTPLILWQLSGLPFFSNC, encoded by the coding sequence ATGAGTAAATTTCGTCGCAGTTTCTGGCTATATCCTTTATTTCAGATTCCGTTAATCGTGTTTGGAGTTTGTTTAGTTGCGACTGTTTTGTGTTCACTTTTAGGGTTGGGTAGACCTAGTGTAGCAGTAGCGATCGCTCTGGATATGAGCAACAGCACCTACGAAGGTAAATCATTCAACGCACCTGATACTGTGATGGCTCAAGAAGTGGCGGCGGTGCGATCGTATATTGAGCAAAACTCCCAGCAATTAAAATCTCCTAACAATATCCAAATTTTTGGGTTTGGCGATCGAGTCATTCCCTTAACTAATTCCTTCACATCAGATAGACAAAAGTTAGAAGCTGAGTTGAATTTAGCTCTAGCAAACCCTAATTTGTCATCTCAGATTGGTACTGAAACAAATCTCAGTCAATCCATTGATCAAGGTACAAAACTTCTCAGTAATATTCAAGATCGTTGCCGTGAATTATTGCTCGTCACTGATGGAGTCGCTGAGGTGATACCATCAGTTTTGACTCAGGCAGTAGCTCAAAAAGTCAAAATCAATGCTGTGGTGGTAGGAGCAAATGCTCCCCAAATCAAGTCAGCTACCGACATCACCAACGGAATTTATCTATCCGGTGAATCGAACAATCTGCAAATATTTTTTAAAGATATATTTTTTACTAGCTTTAATAGCAATGTCAAATGGGTTTATTTCTGGCGAGGTTGTACCTGGATTGCTTTGATGTGGCTAATTATCTTGCCTTTAGATAAATGGGTTTTTCAAGGGTTAATTAACTTACCAATGAACCTTAGTGGTCAGTTAGCTTTAGGCAATGCTTTATTTTGGACTGTTGTTACTCCCCTAATTCTTTGGCAATTATCTGGCTTACCTTTTTTCTCAAATTGTTGA
- a CDS encoding PstS family phosphate ABC transporter substrate-binding protein, producing MARNWKCDGQPKNGKIYLNQNPTGNHEPYENYGLTCVICNLPKEAMDNNRQLPKWVKPAAITGGAVLTVLIAASIFIDKPCPTGQQKINSICLALSPPEKETPTKPVSDPPVNIYHTLAEVPNVPNGIIRYGGSTSFAPLRTSAIVALIMQGHPGFKLVYTSPPPGTQAGSGSGIKMLIEGQLNFSQSSRPLRDEEYESAKTRNFTLEQQPIAIDGIAFYVHRDLAIPGLTVSQIKDIYTGRITNWKQVGGPAIEITPLSRDPNDGGTPEYFQEKVLAKEPFASSVKPYVIDTTTAIRKVAQTPGGISYATASEVCPQTSIKPLSIAKQANQGFVPACIEKLVNKNDFAKDIYPLTRRLFVVIKRERDRTLDEQAGVAYVNLLLSDEGQKLVDQAGLVPIRN from the coding sequence GTGGCAAGAAACTGGAAGTGTGATGGTCAGCCCAAAAATGGCAAAATCTACTTAAATCAAAATCCTACTGGCAACCACGAACCCTATGAAAATTACGGCTTAACCTGTGTAATATGTAATTTGCCAAAAGAGGCAATGGACAATAACCGTCAATTGCCAAAATGGGTCAAACCTGCTGCTATAACTGGTGGTGCTGTTTTAACTGTCCTTATTGCTGCCTCAATATTTATAGATAAACCTTGTCCAACAGGTCAGCAAAAAATCAATAGTATTTGTTTGGCACTTTCTCCGCCTGAGAAAGAAACTCCTACCAAGCCAGTCTCTGATCCTCCCGTTAATATCTACCACACTTTAGCTGAAGTGCCTAACGTTCCCAACGGAATCATTAGATACGGCGGTTCTACAAGCTTTGCGCCGCTAAGGACTTCAGCAATAGTAGCGCTGATTATGCAAGGTCATCCGGGATTTAAATTAGTCTACACTTCGCCACCGCCAGGAACCCAGGCTGGGTCTGGTAGCGGGATCAAGATGCTGATAGAAGGTCAACTAAATTTTTCCCAGTCTTCGCGGCCCTTAAGAGACGAAGAGTATGAAAGCGCAAAAACACGCAATTTCACTCTGGAACAGCAACCTATTGCCATTGACGGAATTGCTTTTTACGTTCATCGTGATTTGGCTATCCCAGGTTTAACGGTATCTCAGATTAAGGATATATACACTGGGAGAATCACGAACTGGAAGCAAGTGGGTGGCCCCGCTATTGAAATTACGCCTTTGAGCCGTGACCCTAATGATGGTGGTACTCCTGAATACTTTCAAGAAAAAGTGTTGGCGAAGGAACCATTTGCTTCATCTGTAAAACCTTATGTAATAGACACTACAACTGCTATCCGAAAGGTAGCTCAAACTCCTGGCGGGATTAGTTATGCCACTGCTTCAGAAGTTTGCCCCCAAACTTCAATTAAGCCTTTGTCAATTGCAAAACAGGCTAATCAGGGTTTTGTACCTGCTTGCATCGAAAAGCTCGTGAATAAAAATGATTTTGCGAAAGACATCTACCCTCTGACTAGACGACTGTTTGTTGTGATTAAACGCGAACGCGATCGCACGCTGGATGAGCAGGCTGGTGTAGCTTATGTCAACTTACTTTTAAGTGATGAAGGTCAAAAATTAGTAGACCAAGCTGGTCTAGTGCCAATTCGCAACTGA
- a CDS encoding CHAT domain-containing protein: MRDRKLSLTTLITLILSVSQPIANLPPLFQASQVLAQTPANRKAEADRLLQQGIEQLQSSQFEAALESWQKALMIYRDIQDRHGEASALINLGTIYLYFNNNTKAIEYFEQSLAIAKENKYYNAQIAALGSLGEIYNSLGDYKKTIEYHLSRLEVTRKIKNRLAEKDTLQDLAEAYLAMQNYPQAIEALENYLVISQKLKDREGEKYALGSLGIYYYSSGNHAKAIEYYRQPLAMEFYQQKLITARKNKNRQVEASAIGIIAIVYDALGDNTKAIEYYEERIKIARELKDKENEGHYLANLGYAYLKVNHYSKAVESAQKGLEIARELKNFQKQAVCLRVLGESYSGLNDNKQANYYYQQLLALSQDKKDIPDEIEILSSLSITYRELGYYTQAIEFAQRHLLIARKLNDKIQQAEALTNLGAVYNDLGNYIQAIEYHKESLKIAQEIKSITHEANSLGELGIAYFDINDYVKALDYYQQFLAIAQKLKDKQNEGIALSELGLVYDQIDDHKKAINYYQLSLAIARELKETLLEANTLMNLGRAYISLGNYTKAIEYTQQGLFLSKKINYPLGKGFGSTNLGLALYRTGKLAEAEKVLVDGIQVWESLRSGLGNNDIHKVSIFDKQASIYPILQQVLIAQNKNDEALEIAERGRSRALLDLLNSRLSNNNSTQSFQLNFQQPTLSLLQQIAKQQKATLIEYSIIADNFKIQGKQVTYESELYIWVIKPAGEVTFRKADLKPLWQKENSTLGNLVITSRNSIGATSTPFRGAVDVVGKPNAPKAKNNLKRLHELLINPIADLLPKNSNDHVIFIPQSSLFLVPFAALQDADGKYLIEKHTILTSPSIQVLDLTHKQKQRTGTKPIEGKDTLIVGNPMMPFLAPKIGETPQQLISLPGAELEANAISKLLKTEPLIGNKATEATIVKRLPQARFIHLATHGIFDDIQGLNSGIALTPSGKEDGLLTASEILDLKLNAELVVLSACDTGRGRISGDGVIGLSRSLISAGVPSVLVSLWSVPDTPTALLMTEFYQNLQKSQDKAQALRQAMLTTMKINPNPVDWAAFTLIGEAE, from the coding sequence ATGCGCGATCGCAAACTTAGTTTAACCACATTGATCACTCTCATCTTGAGTGTTTCACAACCCATCGCAAATTTGCCTCCACTATTCCAAGCGTCGCAAGTATTAGCGCAAACGCCAGCGAATCGTAAAGCAGAAGCAGACCGATTGTTACAGCAAGGTATTGAGCAGCTTCAAAGCAGCCAATTTGAAGCCGCATTAGAATCTTGGCAAAAAGCACTGATGATTTATCGAGACATTCAAGATCGTCACGGAGAAGCATCAGCCCTAATTAATTTAGGAACTATTTACCTTTACTTTAATAACAATACTAAAGCAATTGAATACTTTGAACAAAGTTTAGCCATTGCTAAAGAAAACAAATATTACAACGCTCAAATTGCGGCTTTGGGCAGTTTAGGAGAAATTTATAATTCATTGGGAGACTACAAAAAAACAATTGAGTACCATCTTTCTCGCTTAGAGGTTACAAGAAAAATAAAAAATCGATTAGCAGAGAAAGATACGTTACAAGATTTAGCAGAAGCTTACCTAGCAATGCAAAATTACCCTCAGGCAATAGAAGCCTTAGAAAATTATTTAGTCATTTCACAAAAACTTAAAGATCGTGAAGGAGAAAAGTATGCTCTAGGCTCTTTAGGAATTTATTATTACTCATCAGGAAACCATGCTAAAGCGATTGAGTATTATCGACAACCTTTAGCAATGGAGTTTTATCAACAAAAATTAATCACAGCACGAAAAAATAAAAATCGGCAGGTAGAAGCAAGTGCAATTGGGATTATTGCTATTGTTTATGATGCTTTAGGAGATAACACAAAAGCAATTGAATACTACGAGGAGCGAATCAAAATTGCGCGTGAACTTAAAGATAAAGAAAACGAAGGACATTATCTTGCTAATCTTGGTTATGCTTACTTAAAAGTCAATCATTACAGTAAAGCAGTTGAATCTGCACAAAAAGGTTTAGAAATTGCCAGGGAACTCAAAAACTTCCAAAAACAGGCAGTATGTCTGAGGGTTTTAGGTGAATCATACTCTGGGCTGAATGACAATAAGCAAGCCAACTATTATTATCAGCAATTATTGGCTCTATCACAAGATAAAAAAGATATACCTGATGAAATAGAAATATTAAGTTCCTTAAGTATTACTTATCGTGAACTTGGATATTATACACAAGCAATAGAATTTGCACAAAGACATTTGTTAATTGCACGAAAACTAAACGACAAAATACAGCAGGCAGAAGCACTCACAAATTTAGGAGCAGTTTATAATGATTTAGGCAATTATATCCAAGCCATAGAATATCATAAAGAAAGTTTAAAAATTGCACAAGAAATTAAATCAATTACTCATGAAGCTAATTCTTTGGGAGAATTAGGGATTGCTTATTTTGATATTAATGATTATGTTAAAGCACTTGATTACTATCAACAATTTTTAGCTATAGCCCAAAAACTCAAAGATAAACAAAATGAAGGAATTGCTTTAAGTGAATTAGGTCTTGTTTATGACCAAATAGACGACCATAAAAAAGCTATTAATTATTATCAGCTATCTTTAGCTATTGCACGAGAACTTAAAGAAACTCTCCTAGAGGCAAATACTTTAATGAATCTAGGTAGAGCCTATATATCTTTGGGAAACTATACAAAAGCAATTGAGTATACACAACAAGGTCTATTTTTAAGCAAAAAGATTAATTATCCTTTAGGAAAAGGATTTGGATCTACAAATTTAGGACTAGCTTTGTATAGAACTGGTAAACTAGCAGAAGCTGAAAAAGTTTTGGTTGATGGAATTCAAGTTTGGGAATCTTTGCGCTCAGGACTTGGGAATAACGATATTCATAAAGTTTCAATTTTTGATAAGCAAGCAAGCATCTACCCTATACTGCAACAAGTTTTAATTGCTCAAAATAAAAATGATGAGGCTCTAGAAATTGCTGAAAGGGGGCGTTCTAGAGCGTTGTTAGACTTATTAAACTCACGCTTATCTAACAACAATTCCACTCAGTCATTCCAACTCAATTTCCAGCAACCTACACTATCACTGCTACAACAAATTGCCAAACAGCAAAAAGCGACACTTATTGAATACTCTATTATTGCTGATAATTTTAAAATTCAGGGTAAACAAGTAACTTATGAATCAGAACTCTATATCTGGGTAATCAAACCCGCAGGTGAAGTTACCTTCCGCAAAGCTGACCTGAAACCCCTGTGGCAAAAAGAAAACTCAACCCTTGGCAATCTTGTTATCACCAGTCGTAACTCTATCGGTGCAACAAGTACACCTTTTCGCGGTGCTGTTGATGTAGTTGGTAAACCCAATGCACCCAAAGCCAAAAATAATTTAAAGCGTCTACACGAATTATTAATCAACCCCATCGCTGACTTATTACCCAAAAATTCTAACGATCACGTTATCTTCATTCCCCAAAGTAGCCTATTCCTCGTCCCCTTCGCCGCATTACAAGACGCAGACGGTAAATACCTAATTGAAAAACACACTATTCTCACATCACCATCAATTCAAGTTTTAGATTTAACCCACAAACAGAAACAACGGACAGGCACAAAACCGATAGAAGGAAAAGATACGCTGATTGTTGGTAATCCAATGATGCCTTTTCTAGCACCAAAAATCGGCGAAACTCCGCAACAATTAATTTCTTTACCTGGTGCAGAACTTGAAGCAAATGCAATTAGCAAATTACTCAAAACCGAACCTCTGATCGGCAACAAAGCAACAGAAGCAACTATAGTCAAGCGTTTACCCCAAGCGCGATTTATTCATTTAGCAACACACGGCATATTTGATGATATCCAAGGATTAAATAGTGGAATTGCTTTGACTCCATCGGGTAAAGAGGATGGATTATTAACAGCCTCGGAAATCCTCGATCTGAAGCTAAATGCCGAATTAGTCGTGTTAAGCGCTTGTGACACCGGACGCGGAAGGATTTCTGGGGATGGGGTAATTGGTTTATCTCGTTCCTTAATTAGTGCTGGTGTCCCCAGCGTCTTAGTATCGCTGTGGTCGGTTCCAGATACGCCTACAGCACTATTAATGACGGAATTTTATCAAAATCTTCAAAAGAGCCAAGACAAAGCGCAAGCACTGCGACAGGCGATGCTGACGACGATGAAAATTAATCCGAATCCCGTTGATTGGGCAGCTTTTACTCTCATTGGCGAAGCTGAGTAG
- a CDS encoding caspase family protein: MSNIKRRHFLQFSASTLAMLGLSQFDIMQQANSVGKVLAQSTGRKLALLVGINDYPASNGLDPLKGCENDVKLQEYLLIHRFGFKQEDIRILLNQQATRQGILTAFENHLIAQAKRGDVVLFHYSGHGSQVQDPDRDSPDGLNSTLVPIDSPLPTGFPAFGGAVKDIMGHTLFLLMSALKTDNVTFVLDSCFSGGGTRGNLRVRSRSGGEKLQPSQEELDYQRQWLNKLGLSQQEFIQKRRQNVAKGVVITSAKRDQYAADVPFSGFHAGAFTYSLTQYLWQQTGNESVNRAIANIGRSTKELASENGNDQDPEFESNLSEENANTPIYFIPVQAIPAEAVVTQVTENQAQLWLGGIDSQSLEAFNSNSVFSIVDGLGNEIGQVQLQSRQGLVGRGTLKYTTSKGKLHPGNLLQERIRIIPRNATLKIGIDESLDNKTAQQAIQAMKALKRVEPKSLTKEELQYIFGQMTKTKHQELQKKGVSKLPVVGSFGLFLPSQDQIIPASFGAASEPITEAVKRLQPKFKSLLAARVIKQILGNTNSSRLNVTVSMNIAGSNELLAETFPIRGVAKKPQQPNSSTPVSSIKFSDAGLRQLPVDTQIAFQIKNNESQPLYVSILVIDAEGEMTIIFPNKWSDSENAALVEAKQTQLIPQADDEFTLTIVTPLGVSEALIIASTTPLKTALQALQTIASRSTDTKSRNVPLPVTNELLDVTNNLLDDLDAGTRSGNSVNNIQLPSSDRGVDTTKLAAMAIAFEVIASSSS, translated from the coding sequence ATGTCTAACATCAAACGCCGTCATTTTCTCCAATTTTCTGCTTCCACTCTCGCAATGTTAGGCTTGAGCCAGTTCGACATCATGCAACAAGCCAACAGCGTAGGTAAAGTCCTCGCTCAAAGTACAGGCCGCAAACTAGCGCTACTAGTGGGTATTAATGATTATCCTGCAAGCAATGGTTTAGATCCTCTCAAAGGTTGTGAGAATGATGTCAAATTGCAGGAATACTTACTAATTCACCGCTTTGGCTTCAAACAAGAGGATATTCGCATTTTGCTTAACCAACAAGCCACCCGTCAAGGCATCCTCACAGCTTTTGAAAACCATCTAATTGCTCAAGCCAAGCGTGGGGATGTGGTATTATTCCACTACTCTGGACACGGTTCCCAGGTACAAGACCCCGATCGCGATTCACCGGATGGACTCAACAGCACGCTTGTTCCTATAGATAGCCCTTTACCAACAGGATTTCCAGCCTTCGGCGGTGCAGTAAAAGATATCATGGGACATACGCTATTTTTACTCATGTCTGCGTTAAAAACAGATAACGTCACCTTTGTGCTTGACAGCTGTTTTTCTGGTGGTGGTACGCGGGGAAATCTGCGGGTGCGATCGCGTTCTGGCGGTGAAAAATTGCAACCTAGTCAAGAAGAATTAGACTATCAGCGTCAATGGCTAAATAAATTGGGGCTTTCACAACAAGAATTCATTCAAAAACGCCGTCAAAACGTTGCTAAAGGAGTCGTTATCACCAGCGCCAAACGCGATCAATACGCCGCCGATGTTCCTTTTTCGGGTTTCCATGCAGGGGCGTTTACCTACTCGCTAACTCAGTATCTTTGGCAGCAAACTGGCAATGAATCTGTCAACAGAGCGATCGCTAATATTGGTCGCAGTACGAAAGAATTAGCTAGCGAAAATGGTAACGATCAAGACCCAGAATTTGAGTCGAACCTCAGCGAAGAAAATGCCAACACACCTATCTATTTCATCCCTGTCCAGGCTATCCCAGCTGAGGCTGTAGTCACGCAAGTAACAGAGAACCAAGCACAGTTATGGCTGGGTGGAATAGATTCGCAAAGCTTAGAAGCTTTCAACAGTAACTCTGTATTCTCAATAGTGGATGGTCTGGGTAATGAAATCGGACAGGTGCAACTACAATCTCGTCAAGGATTAGTCGGCAGAGGTACGCTGAAATACACAACCTCCAAGGGAAAATTACACCCAGGAAATTTATTGCAAGAACGCATCCGCATCATTCCTAGAAATGCAACTTTAAAAATTGGTATTGATGAATCTTTAGACAACAAAACTGCCCAGCAGGCAATACAAGCGATGAAAGCACTCAAGCGCGTCGAACCCAAATCTTTAACAAAAGAAGAATTACAATATATCTTTGGGCAGATGACAAAGACCAAACATCAAGAGTTGCAGAAAAAAGGAGTATCCAAGCTGCCAGTAGTGGGTAGTTTTGGTTTATTTTTACCAAGTCAAGACCAAATTATTCCTGCGTCTTTTGGTGCAGCTAGCGAACCCATAACTGAAGCAGTAAAGCGTTTACAACCAAAATTCAAGTCGCTGTTAGCTGCGAGAGTGATCAAACAGATTCTGGGAAATACAAATTCATCACGCCTCAACGTCACAGTTTCTATGAATATTGCTGGTAGCAATGAGCTTTTGGCTGAAACTTTCCCGATTCGCGGTGTAGCTAAAAAACCTCAACAGCCAAATTCCTCAACACCAGTTTCGTCTATTAAGTTTTCTGATGCTGGGTTACGTCAACTACCTGTGGACACCCAGATTGCTTTCCAAATTAAAAATAATGAGTCTCAACCACTTTACGTCAGTATTTTAGTGATTGATGCCGAAGGCGAAATGACAATTATTTTTCCTAATAAATGGTCAGACTCAGAAAATGCTGCTTTGGTAGAGGCAAAACAAACACAGTTAATCCCTCAAGCTGATGATGAATTTACACTTACCATAGTTACGCCCTTGGGAGTTTCAGAAGCATTAATCATTGCCAGTACCACCCCGCTAAAAACTGCTCTCCAAGCATTACAAACAATTGCTAGTAGGTCAACAGACACAAAAAGTCGAAATGTTCCTCTCCCTGTTACTAATGAACTGTTAGATGTCACCAATAATTTACTAGATGACTTAGATGCAGGTACTCGTAGCGGCAATAGCGTCAATAACATACAATTACCATCGAGCGATCGCGGTGTTGATACTACAAAATTAGCTGCAATGGCGATCGCTTTTGAGGTAATTGCATCATCCAGCAGCTAA
- a CDS encoding S8 family serine peptidase, with the protein MKRITSGILLTACLWSGLGMFSIRPQVTAVAQTQEDSNLFYLYNGQRISLNQRQDAIAVTFKKVSTRNPAAQPLYLQLQESLQGGVRGGSGAKVSPLGENYAVVNLPAGTLNALQQRIQQQPYVENTLPVLTRQQTKEVIVLPNEIIVSFDPKVDESQRQTILQQSNLTIVRPLRFNRDRYLVKSKAAAGTQILNVANQLNNVKGISSAQPNFIQSITDQNLETASKQIANLKGTEDSVLRKLLPSSQSPDPSPQSSRGISPKTSLLGLAWHLNSLPLQQCLPQLSSWELLQTCLQKSTVATKSPVSRTDIRVTEAWKRSNGGRGVVVAVIDSLIQWDHPDLAGSLYTVKAADKCPDEVHGWDFSSGGNSLDPCEIGDGDTRISRTELAILTAKFQDTFKLSDAELIRQYSVEALEMKQKYPNASFEEIAQILRYVFRTYKVGAEFHGTWVSGIIAAKPQDNQGLVGVAPNAQILPVRLFGLNGSYSPSAYIEAIGYAADRGADIINLSLGSTLPTDGEEEAIADVLKAHPKLVIVAAAGNENSNRVAYPAAYPGVVAVGATNLLGNRAPYSNYGKGLAIVAPGGDLNTPGMLGGIPTTGGTWLDAFWQGMSAPESRWSTVLDARGKYWWVEGTSFASPAVAGVVALMKGENKEISRQSLVSILKSTASYQGLAISDDDARRYRSQRRKGEVSSAVKGQPYFFGKGLVNANAAVKAVKEKR; encoded by the coding sequence ATGAAACGCATTACATCTGGTATTTTACTCACTGCTTGTCTTTGGTCTGGGTTGGGGATGTTCTCTATCCGACCACAGGTGACAGCCGTTGCTCAAACCCAAGAGGATAGTAACTTATTTTACCTTTATAATGGACAACGCATTTCCTTAAACCAGCGACAAGATGCGATCGCTGTTACTTTTAAAAAAGTCTCTACCCGGAACCCTGCGGCTCAACCCCTTTATCTGCAACTCCAGGAATCCCTACAGGGTGGCGTTCGGGGAGGTAGTGGGGCAAAAGTTAGTCCTTTGGGCGAGAATTATGCTGTAGTGAATTTGCCTGCTGGAACCCTAAATGCCTTACAGCAGCGCATTCAGCAGCAACCCTACGTAGAAAATACTTTACCAGTCCTGACTCGTCAGCAAACCAAAGAAGTTATTGTTTTACCCAACGAAATTATCGTTAGTTTTGACCCCAAAGTTGACGAAAGTCAGAGACAGACTATTTTACAGCAGAGTAATCTGACAATTGTGCGTCCCTTGCGCTTCAACCGCGATCGCTATCTGGTCAAATCCAAGGCGGCGGCTGGAACACAAATCCTCAATGTCGCCAACCAACTCAACAATGTCAAAGGCATTTCCTCTGCTCAACCTAACTTCATCCAATCAATTACCGACCAAAATCTCGAAACAGCTAGCAAACAAATAGCGAATCTCAAGGGAACGGAAGATTCGGTATTGCGAAAACTCTTACCTAGTTCCCAGTCCCCAGACCCTAGTCCCCAGTCTAGTAGAGGGATTTCTCCAAAAACCAGCTTACTCGGATTGGCGTGGCATTTGAACAGCTTACCCCTGCAACAATGTTTACCCCAACTATCTAGTTGGGAATTATTACAAACCTGCCTGCAAAAGTCTACTGTCGCCACAAAATCTCCTGTCTCCCGCACAGATATTCGCGTCACCGAAGCTTGGAAACGTAGCAACGGCGGACGCGGTGTAGTTGTCGCAGTCATAGATAGCTTGATTCAATGGGATCATCCTGATTTGGCAGGTAGTCTCTATACTGTGAAAGCGGCTGACAAATGTCCAGATGAAGTCCACGGGTGGGATTTTTCTAGTGGTGGTAATAGTCTCGACCCCTGCGAAATCGGCGATGGCGATACCCGCATCAGTCGTACTGAACTTGCTATTCTCACAGCCAAATTTCAAGATACCTTCAAATTATCGGATGCAGAATTAATTCGGCAATATTCTGTTGAAGCGCTGGAGATGAAACAAAAATACCCAAATGCGTCTTTTGAGGAAATTGCTCAGATTTTACGTTACGTTTTTCGCACTTATAAAGTCGGGGCAGAATTTCATGGTACTTGGGTGAGTGGAATAATTGCCGCTAAACCCCAAGATAATCAGGGATTGGTGGGTGTAGCGCCCAATGCTCAAATTTTACCTGTGCGGTTGTTTGGATTGAATGGAAGTTACAGTCCTTCTGCCTATATTGAAGCCATTGGTTACGCAGCCGATCGCGGTGCTGATATCATTAATCTCAGTTTGGGTAGTACCCTACCAACTGATGGAGAAGAAGAAGCGATCGCAGATGTTCTCAAGGCACATCCTAAACTAGTAATTGTGGCTGCTGCTGGTAACGAAAACTCTAACCGTGTCGCCTATCCCGCCGCCTATCCGGGAGTAGTGGCTGTTGGTGCAACAAATCTTTTAGGTAATCGCGCTCCTTACAGTAACTACGGCAAAGGTTTAGCCATAGTTGCACCAGGAGGAGACTTAAATACCCCAGGAATGCTGGGCGGAATTCCCACCACAGGCGGTACTTGGCTGGATGCTTTTTGGCAAGGAATGTCCGCCCCTGAATCTCGTTGGTCTACGGTGCTGGATGCGCGGGGCAAATATTGGTGGGTGGAAGGCACATCCTTTGCATCACCAGCCGTCGCGGGGGTAGTGGCTTTGATGAAAGGAGAAAATAAAGAAATTAGCAGACAAAGTTTGGTGAGTATTTTAAAATCCACAGCTAGTTATCAAGGGCTAGCTATCTCTGATGATGATGCTAGGAGATATCGCTCACAGCGACGCAAAGGTGAAGTTTCATCTGCGGTTAAAGGTCAGCCTTACTTTTTTGGCAAAGGACTGGTGAATGCTAATGCCGCAGTCAAGGCGGTGAAAGAAAAGCGATAA